A section of the Jatrophihabitans sp. genome encodes:
- a CDS encoding gluconokinase, with protein MRIGIHPAVVVMGVSGSGKTTVGMLLAERLGVPFGDADDFHTPELKAKMAAGHPLTDSDRGPWLARLAEWLRAEQDGSVLACSALKRHYRDVLRTGSSRLCFLHLDGSADVVGERVGRRLNHYMPASLVDSQYASLEPLGADEFGVAVDFTLGPEQIVERFLKEVNSGVPPLPAP; from the coding sequence ATGCGGATCGGCATCCACCCGGCGGTGGTCGTGATGGGTGTCTCGGGCAGCGGCAAGACCACGGTCGGGATGCTGCTGGCCGAGCGGCTCGGAGTCCCGTTCGGCGACGCCGATGACTTTCACACCCCCGAGCTGAAGGCCAAGATGGCAGCCGGCCACCCGCTGACCGATTCCGATCGCGGGCCGTGGCTGGCCCGGCTGGCCGAGTGGCTGCGCGCCGAGCAGGACGGCTCGGTTCTGGCCTGCTCGGCCCTCAAGCGCCACTACCGCGACGTCCTCAGGACGGGATCGAGCCGCCTGTGCTTCCTGCACCTGGACGGCTCGGCCGACGTGGTCGGTGAACGGGTCGGGCGCCGGCTCAACCACTACATGCCGGCCTCGCTGGTGGACTCGCAGTACGCCAGTCTGGAGCCGCTGGGCGCGGACGAGTTCGGGGTGGCCGTCGACTTCACTCTCGGCCCGGAGCAGATCGTCGAACGGTTTCTCAAGGAGGTCAACAGCGGTGTCCCGCCGCTCCCGGCGCCGTGA
- the topA gene encoding type I DNA topoisomerase, producing the protein MAQARGKKAGTGNKLVIVESPAKAKTIGGYLGEGYTVEASIGHIRDLPRNAADVPAAYKGQPWARLGVNTEADFEPLYVISPDRKQQVSKLKALVKDADEVYLATDEDREGEAIAWHLVQTLKPTVPVRRMVFHEITPAAIARAVAEPRDIDAHLVDAQETRRILDRLYGYEVSPVLWKKVLPRLSAGRVQSVATRIVVERERQRMAFHTANYWDIEGSFAPAVRKDGDPETFGATLVALDDERIATGKDFDPATGRASREVLHLDESGARGLAARLQGVDFSVTRVEEKPYRRRPYPPFMTSTLQQEAGRKLRWSSQVTMRVAQRLYENGYITYMRTDSTNLSETALTAARSQARDLYGDAYVPAEPRHYSRKVKNAQEAHEAIRPAGDSFRTPGQLASALSSDEFRLYELIWQRTLASQMSDAVGTTMSIRLAGTSAAGERAEFATSGRTITFPGFLRAYVEDQDETADSSGASGGSGESGRDDSEKRLPQLSRGDGLAARSLAPTGHSTSPPSRYTEASLVKAMEELGIGRPSTYASIMQTIQDRGYVWKKGAALVPSWVAFAVVGLLEGHFGRLVDYGFTASVENDLDSIAGGTTSRVDWLRRFYFGVNDAERGAEKGGDDGRISSQGGLKKLIAERLEDIDARGVNSLRLFGPDSDIVVRVGRYGPYVQQGGADSERRASVPEDLAPDELTPEKVEELLSAPSGDYTIGVDPETGREITGKNGRFGPYVTDGERTASLFKTMSLETLTVEDAAKLLTLPRVVGIDPAAEDRKAAEITAQNGRYGPYIKRGTDSRSLESEEQLFTVTLDEALAIFAQPKLRGRRAAAAPPLKELGVDPVSQKPMVVKDGRFGPYVTDGETNASLRRDDSVEALTDERASELLADRRARGPAKKATKRAAKKAPAKKTAAKKTAAKSAVKKTVAKKATKAAAKKAPVKAGADKA; encoded by the coding sequence GTGGCACAGGCACGCGGGAAGAAGGCGGGCACCGGCAACAAGCTGGTGATCGTGGAATCCCCTGCGAAGGCGAAGACGATCGGCGGTTACCTCGGCGAGGGGTACACCGTCGAGGCGTCCATCGGTCATATCCGGGATCTGCCCCGCAACGCCGCGGACGTGCCGGCCGCCTACAAGGGCCAGCCATGGGCCCGGCTCGGGGTCAACACCGAGGCCGACTTCGAGCCGCTGTACGTGATCAGCCCCGACCGCAAGCAGCAGGTCAGCAAGCTCAAGGCCCTGGTCAAGGACGCCGACGAGGTCTACCTGGCCACTGATGAGGACCGCGAGGGCGAGGCGATCGCCTGGCACCTGGTGCAGACCCTCAAGCCCACCGTCCCGGTCCGCCGGATGGTCTTCCACGAGATCACCCCGGCCGCGATCGCCCGGGCGGTGGCCGAGCCGCGCGACATCGACGCCCACCTGGTGGACGCCCAGGAGACCCGCCGGATCCTGGACCGGCTCTACGGCTACGAAGTGTCGCCGGTGCTGTGGAAGAAGGTGCTGCCGCGGCTGTCGGCCGGCCGGGTGCAGTCGGTGGCCACCAGGATCGTGGTCGAGCGCGAGCGGCAGCGGATGGCCTTTCACACCGCGAACTACTGGGACATCGAGGGCAGCTTCGCCCCGGCCGTGCGCAAGGACGGCGATCCTGAGACGTTCGGCGCCACCCTGGTGGCCCTGGACGACGAGCGGATCGCCACCGGCAAGGACTTCGACCCCGCGACCGGCCGGGCCTCCCGCGAGGTGCTGCACCTGGATGAGTCCGGCGCCCGGGGTCTGGCCGCCCGGCTGCAGGGCGTCGACTTCTCGGTGACCCGGGTCGAGGAGAAGCCCTACCGGCGCCGGCCCTACCCGCCGTTCATGACCTCGACGCTGCAGCAGGAGGCCGGCCGCAAGCTGCGCTGGTCCTCCCAGGTCACCATGCGGGTGGCCCAGCGGCTGTACGAGAACGGCTACATCACCTACATGCGCACCGACTCGACGAACCTGTCCGAGACGGCGTTGACGGCAGCCAGGTCCCAGGCCCGCGACCTCTACGGCGACGCCTACGTCCCGGCCGAGCCGCGCCACTACAGCCGCAAGGTCAAGAACGCCCAGGAGGCGCACGAGGCGATCCGGCCGGCCGGTGACTCGTTCCGGACCCCGGGCCAGCTGGCCTCGGCGCTGTCCTCGGACGAGTTCCGGCTCTACGAGCTGATCTGGCAGCGCACCCTGGCCTCGCAGATGTCGGACGCGGTCGGCACCACCATGTCGATCCGGCTGGCCGGCACCTCGGCGGCCGGCGAGCGGGCCGAGTTCGCCACCTCCGGGCGCACCATCACCTTTCCGGGGTTCCTGCGGGCCTACGTCGAGGATCAGGATGAGACGGCCGATTCGTCCGGGGCGTCGGGCGGCTCGGGCGAGTCCGGCCGGGACGACAGCGAGAAGCGGCTGCCGCAGTTGAGCCGCGGCGACGGGCTCGCGGCGCGCTCGCTGGCGCCGACCGGGCACTCGACCAGCCCGCCGTCGCGCTACACCGAGGCCTCGCTGGTCAAGGCCATGGAGGAGCTCGGCATCGGCCGGCCGTCCACCTACGCCTCGATCATGCAGACGATCCAGGACCGCGGCTACGTCTGGAAGAAGGGCGCCGCGCTGGTGCCGTCCTGGGTGGCCTTCGCGGTGGTCGGCCTGCTCGAGGGTCACTTCGGCCGGCTGGTGGACTACGGCTTCACCGCCTCGGTCGAGAACGACCTGGACTCGATCGCCGGTGGCACCACCTCGCGGGTGGACTGGCTGCGCAGGTTCTATTTCGGCGTCAACGACGCCGAGCGGGGGGCCGAGAAGGGCGGCGACGACGGCCGGATCTCCTCCCAGGGCGGGCTGAAGAAGCTGATCGCTGAGCGGCTGGAGGACATCGACGCCCGCGGCGTCAACTCGCTGCGGCTGTTCGGGCCGGACAGTGACATCGTGGTACGGGTCGGGCGGTACGGGCCCTACGTCCAGCAGGGCGGGGCGGACTCCGAGCGCCGCGCCTCGGTGCCGGAGGACCTGGCTCCGGACGAGCTGACGCCGGAGAAGGTCGAGGAGCTGCTGTCGGCGCCCTCCGGTGACTACACGATCGGGGTCGATCCCGAGACCGGTCGCGAGATCACCGGCAAGAACGGCCGGTTCGGCCCGTACGTGACCGACGGCGAGCGGACCGCGTCGCTGTTCAAGACGATGTCGCTGGAGACCCTGACCGTCGAGGACGCCGCCAAGCTGCTGACCCTGCCGCGGGTGGTCGGGATCGACCCAGCCGCCGAGGACCGCAAGGCCGCCGAGATCACCGCCCAGAACGGCCGGTACGGGCCCTACATCAAGCGCGGCACCGACTCCCGGTCCCTGGAGTCCGAGGAGCAGCTGTTCACCGTCACCCTGGACGAGGCGCTGGCGATCTTCGCCCAGCCCAAGCTGCGGGGCCGCCGGGCCGCCGCGGCGCCGCCGCTGAAGGAACTGGGCGTCGATCCGGTCTCGCAGAAGCCGATGGTGGTCAAGGACGGCCGGTTCGGGCCCTACGTCACTGACGGCGAGACCAACGCCTCGTTGCGGCGAGACGACTCGGTCGAGGCGCTCACCGACGAGCGGGCCTCAGAGCTGCTGGCCGACCGGCGGGCTCGCGGGCCGGCGAAGAAGGCGACCAAGCGGGCTGCGAAGAAGGCGCCGGCCAAGAAGACCGCTGCCAAGAAGACCGCTGCCAAGTCGGCTGTCAAGAAAACTGTCGCCAAGAAGGCCACCAAGGCCGCCGCCAAGAAGGCGCCCGTCAAGGCCGGCGCAGACAAGGCCTGA